The sequence TGTATCCCCATGGACTCATTGTAAGCCATTTGTGGAGTAATTGGGATCTTTCGTAACCTCTAAGTGGCTTATATTTAGTCCATAATTGACGATGACAGACATTTTGGACTAGATATAAGCCCTCTTTTTGGAAATTTCCCCAAAAGATTGATTCACCTCACTTCGGTTAGGACAGTGGCTGCATCCAACAGAAGTATCCGAGAATCTTCACTCGCCATTCGCTTAACGTCTCTCGTAAAACCGCCACGGCTAGTGAGTAGAACCAGACGCGACGGCGCGATTGTGAAGCCAGCGGCTAGCAGCGCCGGTTCCTTGTGATTGATCAAATCGTTCACTACGGCAACTTTCAATTTTCCGTTCTTCCATTTAGCCTCGCCCAGGATGAGGACTTTCCGCCCTTTAATTCCAACAACGTCGATCTCTTCTTTACTTCTGACGGCCCCTTCGACTGGGGTTGAAACAGACGCCGCCTTACCCCACCAATTTCCGACCAGTGGCGAAGATGGATATTTCTGAATGACCCATCGCTGAAAAACACGTTCGAATTCCAATGACGTGTGCTCGGCCAACATAGGCATGATGTGCTGATTGACGTGGGCTTGCGAGTCTGCACCGGACTCAAGTCCCGCTCGATATGGCCAAACATACCTAAACCAAAATCGGATGAAGCCATCAATGCACTCCCATTGGTAGGTTCGAGATTTTGGGTCCGATCCAACGGGCTGCTTTTTCTTTATGATCCGCATAGCTTCAAGCCTTCGCAAGTACGTCCCCAGGCTATTGGATTCTTGACCGATCGCATCGGCTATGTCGCCGATTTCCTTTGGGCTAACTGCCAGCTCAGCCAGAATTGCAAAGTAAACCCCGGGCTGAATCAGCTCCGCTTCCAGGAGGGACGTGACCTCGGAGTACAAAGGCGAGTTCGGGTTAACAATTTTTTCGGAGAGGACTCGAGCAAGATCGCCACCGCCAAGCAAACTGAGGTATCTGGGCATGCCACCGGCGACCGAGTAGCGAGTGATGTGGTCTAAGACATTACTGCCCTTAAAAAATGGACGAGACTCAGCAAAAGTAAGTGGCTTCAGTTCAAATTTTTGGAGTCGTCCAAATAGTGGGCTGGAGTGTTCCTGCATGGACTCCATTTCAGCCAAAGCGGATCCGCAGAGAATGAGCTTGATCATCGAGTCGTCACGCATATCCTCGATGACTTTTGCTACCACATGAAGCGAAGAATTTACCTCCGCTGCCGATGTTCCAAGGAGGTATGGAAATTCATCAATAACAACGAGTATCTCCTCACTCGCGGCCAGACCGTACAAGATTCTGACAAGCTCGCCGATATCTTTGATTGCTGGCGTAAAACTGAGATAACTAGTCAATTGTTCAGCCAACTTCATCAATTGCTGCGACCTGGTAGTTTTCTCAACTACCAGGACAATTGCCTTCTTCCCATGTGCAAACTTGCGAATGAGCCAACTTTTCCCTACGCGTCTTCGCCCATACAAATTTATTGGATCGGCATTCTCGTCCGCCCACCATCTTTCCAGTTCGGCGAGGGAATTTTGACGACCAATGAATCTTGGCTCAGCGGACCACTTGAAGACTGGAATTTTCACGGATGTCACCTGCCTCCATGTATGGATTAATATAGTTTGAACTATACTAGTTTGGATTATATTAACCTAATCTTGATTTTACTCGACAAGCGGTATGGCGAGCCTTAACCCACTCAGCATCTCTACTTTTCTTATTCGCCCGGTCTGTTTATTAGGCCCGTCTAGCCGCTGTTCAACCGCATTTGTCTGGGCTTCCGTCCAATCCCCCGAATCACCCTATCCGTCTGAAGCACATTTTCTACAATGACCAATTTCCCAATGACAAGACACAGATCCGCTCAACCTGATTTTGAGTTTGATTCGATCCTACGAATTACTTCTTTTTCGGAGCTCTTGCCGATGGCCTGCTCGGTCGAGGTGCTTCTGGCTTGAGTATCAGACGCATTTCGCTGCCGTCTTGAAGATCAAAAACGACCTCCGCGGGAGAAGAAGGATCACGATGGATACCCGTGATTTTCTGTCCTACCGCCTGCTCAATCTCAAAACCAATCTCCGGAGTTCTCAACGCGTACAGCCGAGCCAGCGCCAACCTCAGACGACCACGTGCGTCATTGCTCAGACTTGCCACTCTGTCTTCTAACAAGTTTCTATCTATGGTGGCCGCGTAGGCTAGATCCGCGACGCTGTCCTGGGCTATTTCTCCACTTGGTAGTGGCGGTACATAGAAGCAACCAATGGTCTCCCCGGACTTGATTTGTACAGCATCTGTGTGGAATTCTGACATGAGAAGAATGGGTACGACCGTGATGAACCTATCGAGATTAGGGTCCTCCTCCGCCTTACGAATCGCCTCGGCCTTACTCAGTTTAGGTTTGCCGTTGCGCAACTTTTGATAGAGAGAGTTCATCTCCTTATCCATCTGACAATCGTGAGAGATGACCATCACGGGTCCGTATCCGACTTTAGCGTTCAGCGCGGACGTACCCTTGCCGTCCTCGCTGATACTTAGATCGTACTCATCCATGGCTGCCCAGCGATGTCCCACGGGCGGCGGATCGGACTCCAATCTTGCGATCGGAGCAAAACAAATGTCGCCTTGTTGCAAACTATCAGGTGGAGTCTTTAGGTAATAGTTGGCGCTCTCACTCACTTGGTCTTCGCGCTTCGTTTGCTAGCAGGAACAAAAGTACGTCGAACTACACGGGCAGGAACAGGCTTAGACAGCGCATCAATAGCTACCTCACTCAACCCACCACCTTCTCCTTTGTGCGGAGTAAGGCGTCGAACTGGGATGTTTGCCTCTCGATTGCGCAAGGCGGTCAGGTAGGTCTCCCTTGGTGCATACCCTTGCGATGCGCCAACTTTGCGGACTGCGATGATGTCCTCAACTTCGCAGTCGTAGGCCCGCAGTAGACCCAGAAGAGTTCCCCAACGGATCTGCTTAGTCTTACCGGACTCAATTTTGGATAGTTCTTCGGGGCGAATGCCGACAACTGCGGCCACCTCAGCAAGGGTGCGATCCTTGCGAAGATCGGCTATTTTGATTACGAGAACGCTCTCATCGATGCGAGCAACTTCTGTCTCGACCTTTGGTCGGATCAGTGACGTCAGTACCATTTTTAACCCCCTTGGCTATACCCCATACTGTACTGGGCTATACTCCACTTCGCAATCATTCTAGCAAAGTTGTCTTTTGAACCCAGGTTCTAAGCCCAGATCGCACTGTCCAAACGGCGGCAAATCAAGGAAAGAGGACCGCAACCCAACGAGTAGAACAATGAAGAAGATACCGACGAAGCAACACATCACCAGAGGTTGGCCGAAGTTCTTGAAAATGGATACACAAGCGAATATGAAAGAGTTTTTTATGGACTTGACCCTGAGGTTCCCTTAGAACAATGTCGATTCGTGTGGGATGTACTTGATCTTTTTCGAATAATTCGGGCAAGCCTCAAGAAATACACGGCAAAACAACGGACAGAATTCAATGATCATGAGACTGGATTCGCTGGATTCGATCTAAATTCGACAGAAGAAGCACCCCTGCTCGGTTACGCGCGTTATCTCGTCGCCAACGGTCGTTGGTCTGAACTCAAGAATCTGTTCGATGACAAACACGAGGGAGGGAACTCTCACCATACAACCGTGCCGCGATATCGCGCCATGACAACTCGCTGGCATCAAATTCAACGAGACAAACGCCGAAGTCATGCATACCTATCGCCAGATGAATATCTACTCAATCCCGAAGAGCTGGAACTGATTCTGGATGCTGGACGACTTGGCAAACAATAAATTATTTAATCCGAAACGCGTAAGGCATATTCTACGCACCCGTCATTGGTTTCATAGAAAATCCCCGGTTATTAAATTAACCGGGGATTTTCTATAACTCACATCAACTGTGTAGTAACTTCCATGTGGCAGTGAAGTCATTGAATCTTTGTCTGTCCGTTCTGACCTGCTTGCCGCTTCTACCGCGAGATGGGTGCCACCTCACTCTAAACTTCCCAAACGCTTATTGAACATCAGCTGCAACCAGATGTATTGCCACAGCCTTCGCAGACGTAGCAAGCACCTGAGATACGCATCTTCACTCCACATGTCATACACAAAGGAGCATCGGATTTAATTCCGGAGATCGCTTCGAGCAATTCCGTGGAAGATCCGTAGCCCTGTGATGGTGCTGTTGTTATCTTGATATCAGCTGGTTTTGAGACTGCAATCGGCGCGACAACAACTGGTTCTGATGAGCGTTCAAATTCATCAATCTCTGTGGGTGCGTTTTCGGTGTACTCCCCTGTCTCGAGAGCACGTGCGCGCTCTTGAGCAGAGTAAAGACCGATCGATGAGCGAGTTGCGAATGGCAAGTAATCCAGTGCTAAGCGACGGAAGATGTAATCCATCATTGATTGTGCAATGCGGATATCTGGATCATCCGTCATTCCACTTGGCTCAAAGCGCAAGTTGGTGAACTTCTCAACGAATGTTTCTAGCGGAACGCCATACTGCAATCCAATAGAGACTGCGATGGAGAATGCATCCATGACACCGGCAAGAGTCGAACCCTGTTTGCCGAGTTTGAGGAATACCTCACCAAGTGCTCCATCTGCATAAGCGCCAGAGGTCATGTACCCCTCAGCGCCACCGACAGAGAATGAGGTTGTCATTGCTGGACGTGACTTTGGAAGACGCTTGCGAACTGCCGCAATAGGTGCAACATCGGAGGGAGCATCCTTTGACTTTGCTTTGCCGTCAGAGAGTGGCTGACCGACCTTGCAGTTGTCGCGATAGACAGCAAGTGCCTTGAGTCCAAGCTTCCAGCCTTCGTAATAAACCTCTTCAACATCGGCAACAGTTGCTTCCTCAGGAAGGTTGACGGTCTTGGAGATCGCGCCGGAGAGGAATGGCTGGCAGGCAGCCATCATTCGGACGTGACCCATAGGCGCGATGGAACGAGCGCCCAATGCGCAATCAAAGACGTCATAGTGCTCATGCTTGAGGCCTGGTGCATCAATAACGTGACCATGTGTTGCGATGAATTCAACGATTGCTTCGATGGTCTCTTCGACGTATCCGAGTTTGCGAAGCGCCGCAGGCACAGTCTGGTTGACGATCTGCATCGATCCGCCACCGACAAGCTTCTTGAACTTCACCAGCGAGAAGTCAGGCTCGATACCAGTCGTGTCGCAGTCCATCATCAAACCGATGGTGCCGGTTGGGGCAAGAACTGAAATCTGCGCGTTGCGCCATCCGTTCTTCTCGCCGATCGCGGTGTTGGCGTCCCACGCCTTGTTGGCTTCGGTCCATACATCGCGATCCAGTGTGGTCACTGACTTAGCTGAGATGGAGGCCGAGGCATGCTTGCGCATGACGCGAGTATGCGGGGCTGCATTTCGTGCGAAGCCCTCGTACGGGCCGACAATTCCGGCGAGTTCTGCAGAGCGCTTGTAGGTGATGCCCGACATTAATGATGTGATCGCACCGGCAAGAGCGCGTCCGCCGTCAGAATCGTATGGAAGGCCTGATGCCATCAGAAGTGCACCGAGGTTTGCATAACCAATTCCAAGTTGGCGGTAAGCACGAGTTGTCTCACCGATCGCCTGGGTTGGGAAGTCTGCGAAGCAGATTGAAATGTCCATCGCAGTGATGATCATCTCTGCTGCGCGAGCGAAGGTCTTGGAATCAAAGGATCCATCGGCCTTCAAGAACTTCATCAAGTTGAGGGAGGCAAGGTTGCAGGAAGAATTATCCAGTGACATGTACTCAGAGCAAGGGTTGGATGCATTGATCCGTCCAGTCTCTGGATTGGTGTGCCAGTCATTGATCGTGTCGTCGTACTGAATTCCTGGATCAGCACATGCCCACGCCGCCTCTGCCATCTTGCGGAACAAGCCGCGTGCATCAACGGTCTCAATGACTTCACCGGTTGAGCGCGCGACGAGTCCAAACTCCGAGCCAT comes from Candidatus Paceibacterota bacterium and encodes:
- a CDS encoding helix-turn-helix domain-containing protein; its protein translation is MVLTSLIRPKVETEVARIDESVLVIKIADLRKDRTLAEVAAVVGIRPEELSKIESGKTKQIRWGTLLGLLRAYDCEVEDIIAVRKVGASQGYAPRETYLTALRNREANIPVRRLTPHKGEGGGLSEVAIDALSKPVPARVVRRTFVPASKRSAKTK
- a CDS encoding vitamin B12-dependent ribonucleotide reductase produces the protein MSETVINRPAKSTAKSGKGLVLERIYTSAGVHPYDEVTWERRDVVQTNWRTGEAVFEQRGVEYPDFWSVNASTIVTTKYFRGAVGAENREWSLKQVIDRVVLTYTKAGKENGYFATEADAEVFEHEITYMLLHQVFSFNSPVWFNVGTPAPQQVSACFILSVDDTMDSILNWYREEGMIFKGGSGAGLNLSRIRSSKELLKSGGTASGPVSFMRGADASAGTIKSGGATRRAAKMVVLDVDHPDIEEFIETKVREEDKIRALRDAGFDMDLGGKDIISVQYQNANNSVRVSDKFMRAYENGSEFGLVARSTGEVIETVDARGLFRKMAEAAWACADPGIQYDDTINDWHTNPETGRINASNPCSEYMSLDNSSCNLASLNLMKFLKADGSFDSKTFARAAEMIITAMDISICFADFPTQAIGETTRAYRQLGIGYANLGALLMASGLPYDSDGGRALAGAITSLMSGITYKRSAELAGIVGPYEGFARNAAPHTRVMRKHASASISAKSVTTLDRDVWTEANKAWDANTAIGEKNGWRNAQISVLAPTGTIGLMMDCDTTGIEPDFSLVKFKKLVGGGSMQIVNQTVPAALRKLGYVEETIEAIVEFIATHGHVIDAPGLKHEHYDVFDCALGARSIAPMGHVRMMAACQPFLSGAISKTVNLPEEATVADVEEVYYEGWKLGLKALAVYRDNCKVGQPLSDGKAKSKDAPSDVAPIAAVRKRLPKSRPAMTTSFSVGGAEGYMTSGAYADGALGEVFLKLGKQGSTLAGVMDAFSIAVSIGLQYGVPLETFVEKFTNLRFEPSGMTDDPDIRIAQSMMDYIFRRLALDYLPFATRSSIGLYSAQERARALETGEYTENAPTEIDEFERSSEPVVVAPIAVSKPADIKITTAPSQGYGSSTELLEAISGIKSDAPLCMTCGVKMRISGACYVCEGCGNTSGCS
- a CDS encoding ATP-binding protein: MKIPVFKWSAEPRFIGRQNSLAELERWWADENADPINLYGRRRVGKSWLIRKFAHGKKAIVLVVEKTTRSQQLMKLAEQLTSYLSFTPAIKDIGELVRILYGLAASEEILVVIDEFPYLLGTSAAEVNSSLHVVAKVIEDMRDDSMIKLILCGSALAEMESMQEHSSPLFGRLQKFELKPLTFAESRPFFKGSNVLDHITRYSVAGGMPRYLSLLGGGDLARVLSEKIVNPNSPLYSEVTSLLEAELIQPGVYFAILAELAVSPKEIGDIADAIGQESNSLGTYLRRLEAMRIIKKKQPVGSDPKSRTYQWECIDGFIRFWFRYVWPYRAGLESGADSQAHVNQHIMPMLAEHTSLEFERVFQRWVIQKYPSSPLVGNWWGKAASVSTPVEGAVRSKEEIDVVGIKGRKVLILGEAKWKNGKLKVAVVNDLINHKEPALLAAGFTIAPSRLVLLTSRGGFTRDVKRMASEDSRILLLDAATVLTEVR